Proteins from a single region of Gordonia hongkongensis:
- a CDS encoding Imm63 family immunity protein, which translates to MTSGADDQLDPEMRSRIADLAATMSAEPSDVPRLGHIPDDATPSCVRDSDGVWHLIIRERGTVMFDRQSSDPEEFLSWVAVAIAEAASYRLHSPGAPDYLRRIWAEQYRMLTAADPEWARAWLERTRTRLVDQGADDRELAQLPGRHPG; encoded by the coding sequence ATGACGTCGGGCGCCGACGACCAGCTCGACCCCGAGATGCGCAGCCGGATAGCCGATCTCGCGGCGACGATGTCGGCGGAGCCGTCCGATGTGCCTCGCCTGGGTCACATCCCCGACGACGCGACGCCCTCGTGCGTGCGTGACTCGGACGGTGTGTGGCACTTGATCATCCGCGAACGCGGCACGGTGATGTTCGACCGGCAGTCCAGCGATCCAGAGGAGTTCCTGAGCTGGGTTGCGGTGGCGATCGCCGAAGCGGCGTCGTATCGGCTGCACTCGCCCGGCGCGCCCGACTATCTGCGCCGCATATGGGCAGAACAGTATCGGATGCTGACCGCGGCCGACCCGGAGTGGGCCCGTGCGTGGTTGGAGCGGACCCGGACAAGGTTGGTCGACCAGGGAGCCGACGATCGTGAACTGGCGCAACTGCCGGGCCGGCATCCCGGCTGA
- a CDS encoding HpcH/HpaI aldolase/citrate lyase family protein, translating to MSSELIFLYVPGDRPERFDKATGSGADAVVLDLEDAVPLSGKDTARIAVGEWLASPARPSVPAWVRVNPGPELPDDLTMAVRAGADGVWLPKVDDAAILDRVDGLLTELESEFGGPRTPVSPLIETGAGLCNAAAIAAGPRVAFVQIGEVDLAADLGVSPVVGNELLWARSQVVAASAAAKIRPPLAAASPSIGDDAAFEVETRQLIGLGFFGRACIHPRQIAPARSGMAPSESEVATARDILTAFDAAGGAAATDSAGRLIDEAVARIARRTLARQPT from the coding sequence ATGAGTTCCGAGCTGATCTTCCTGTACGTTCCGGGAGACCGGCCCGAGCGGTTCGACAAGGCGACCGGCTCGGGTGCCGACGCGGTCGTCCTCGACCTCGAGGACGCGGTTCCGTTGTCGGGCAAGGATACTGCGCGCATCGCGGTGGGCGAGTGGCTGGCGAGCCCGGCTCGCCCGTCCGTTCCTGCCTGGGTGCGGGTGAACCCGGGCCCTGAACTCCCCGACGACCTGACCATGGCGGTCCGGGCCGGCGCCGACGGGGTCTGGCTGCCCAAGGTCGACGACGCAGCGATTCTCGACCGTGTGGACGGTCTGCTGACGGAACTGGAGTCCGAGTTCGGCGGCCCGCGAACGCCGGTGTCGCCGCTCATCGAGACCGGTGCCGGCCTGTGCAACGCGGCGGCGATTGCAGCGGGCCCGCGGGTGGCGTTCGTCCAGATCGGCGAGGTCGACCTTGCTGCGGATCTCGGAGTCTCACCAGTGGTCGGCAACGAATTACTCTGGGCACGTTCGCAAGTGGTCGCAGCGTCGGCGGCGGCGAAGATCCGCCCGCCCCTGGCGGCGGCGTCGCCCTCGATCGGTGATGACGCCGCGTTCGAGGTCGAGACCAGGCAGCTGATCGGTCTCGGGTTCTTCGGACGGGCCTGCATCCATCCGCGTCAGATCGCGCCCGCGCGATCCGGCATGGCGCCATCCGAGTCCGAGGTGGCGACGGCCCGCGACATCCTCACCGCGTTCGACGCGGCCGGCGGTGCCGCAGCCACCGACAGCGCCGGGCGACTCATCGACGAGGCCGTCGCGCGGATCGCCCGGAGAACTCTCGCCCGGCAGCCAACGTAA
- a CDS encoding 2Fe-2S iron-sulfur cluster-binding protein translates to MSDPTTRSDPTTFRIDTPTTSVTCGSGQRVLDALLRQGVWIPNSCNQGTCGTCKVRVTGGMVDAPPTPDTVLSDGERDQGYVLSCQSTPTTDIVVEPPADESGAHHHALRDLAGTVSSLTTVADDTVSVTVSLDDPFEFTAGQYVGLSIPGTDQTRPYSMANPPSESRTLEFHIRRQPDGLATDGWIFDSLTVGSSVSMTGPWGDFCHREDEPGVGLILLAGGTGLAPLKAIARAALETDPDREIHVYHGVRTEAELYDVDFWRTLATDHPNIRYTPCLSRQQWCGRTGYVGDAMMTDFDSCRSYAAYLCGPPAMVEAGVRALKRRRMPPRRISREKYTPAASLVTL, encoded by the coding sequence ATGTCCGACCCGACGACCCGGTCCGACCCGACGACCTTCCGCATCGACACGCCTACGACCTCGGTGACCTGCGGATCCGGGCAGCGGGTTCTCGATGCCCTGCTACGTCAGGGTGTGTGGATTCCCAACTCCTGCAACCAGGGAACCTGCGGTACCTGCAAGGTACGCGTCACCGGCGGAATGGTGGACGCGCCGCCGACCCCCGACACCGTGCTGTCCGACGGCGAGCGGGACCAGGGATACGTGCTGTCGTGTCAGTCGACGCCCACCACCGACATCGTCGTCGAACCACCCGCGGACGAGTCCGGCGCGCACCACCACGCGTTGCGCGATCTCGCCGGAACCGTCAGCTCCCTCACCACGGTCGCCGACGACACGGTCTCCGTGACGGTGTCGCTCGACGACCCGTTCGAGTTCACCGCGGGCCAGTACGTCGGGTTGTCGATCCCGGGCACGGACCAGACACGTCCGTACTCGATGGCCAACCCGCCCAGCGAATCCCGCACCCTCGAGTTCCACATCCGCCGGCAACCCGACGGTCTGGCCACCGACGGGTGGATCTTCGATTCGCTGACCGTCGGATCGTCGGTGTCGATGACGGGGCCCTGGGGTGACTTCTGTCATCGAGAGGACGAGCCGGGAGTCGGACTCATCCTGCTCGCCGGGGGTACGGGCCTCGCGCCGCTGAAGGCGATCGCAAGAGCCGCGCTGGAAACCGACCCCGATCGCGAGATCCACGTCTACCACGGCGTCCGCACCGAGGCCGAACTGTACGACGTCGACTTCTGGCGCACACTCGCAACCGACCACCCGAACATCCGGTACACGCCCTGCCTCAGTCGCCAACAGTGGTGCGGCCGCACCGGTTACGTCGGCGACGCGATGATGACGGACTTCGACTCCTGCCGCAGTTACGCCGCGTATCTCTGCGGCCCGCCCGCGATGGTCGAGGCGGGGGTCCGGGCACTCAAGCGGCGACGGATGCCCCCGCGCCGGATCAGTCGGGAGAAGTACACGCCCGCAGCGAGTCTCGTGACGCTCTGA
- a CDS encoding cytochrome P450, producing the protein MTSTMSWIDDITMTELERNPYPVYERLRAEAPLAYVPVLGSYVATTADICRSIATSPDFEAVITKAGGRTFGHPAVIGVNGAIHDDLRSMVDPALQPQEVDRWIDDLVRPIARRYLSDFEDVGRAELVAQYCEPVSVRALGDLLGLQSVSSDKLREWFHKLSVSFTNAGVDENGEFTNPDGFAEADAAKLEIQSIVDPLIDNWIENPDDSAISHWLHDGMPDGQTRDRDYIYPTLYVYLLGAMQEPGHAMASTLVGLFSRPDQFEQVVDEPGLIPRAISEGMRWTSPIWSATARISTTDTEVAGVDLPAGSVVLMSYGSANHDHSVYEAPSEYDITRPPLPHLAFGAGNHACAGIYFANHVCRIGLEELFESIPNLERDDSSDVEFWGWGFRGPTSLHTVWEV; encoded by the coding sequence ATGACCAGCACCATGTCGTGGATCGACGACATCACGATGACCGAGCTCGAACGCAACCCCTACCCCGTCTACGAACGGCTTCGCGCCGAGGCGCCGCTCGCCTATGTCCCGGTTCTCGGGTCGTATGTCGCGACGACGGCGGACATCTGCCGGTCGATCGCCACCAGCCCCGACTTCGAGGCGGTGATCACCAAGGCCGGCGGCCGTACCTTCGGACACCCGGCAGTGATCGGGGTGAACGGTGCGATCCACGACGACCTACGGTCGATGGTCGATCCTGCCCTGCAACCCCAGGAGGTCGACCGGTGGATCGACGACCTCGTCCGGCCGATCGCCCGCCGGTACCTGAGCGACTTCGAGGACGTGGGGCGCGCCGAACTCGTCGCCCAGTATTGCGAACCCGTCAGTGTGCGCGCGCTCGGCGACCTTCTCGGCCTCCAGTCGGTGAGTTCCGACAAGTTGCGTGAATGGTTCCACAAACTGTCGGTGTCGTTCACCAATGCGGGAGTCGACGAGAACGGCGAGTTCACCAACCCGGACGGCTTCGCCGAGGCCGACGCCGCGAAGCTGGAGATCCAGTCGATCGTCGATCCGCTGATCGACAACTGGATCGAGAATCCCGACGACAGCGCGATCTCGCACTGGCTGCACGACGGGATGCCCGACGGGCAGACCCGCGACCGCGACTACATCTATCCGACGCTGTACGTCTACCTCCTCGGAGCGATGCAGGAGCCGGGTCACGCCATGGCGTCGACACTCGTCGGTCTGTTCAGTCGCCCGGATCAGTTCGAGCAAGTCGTCGACGAGCCGGGTCTCATCCCGCGCGCGATCTCCGAGGGCATGCGGTGGACGTCGCCGATCTGGTCGGCGACCGCCCGGATCAGCACGACGGACACCGAGGTCGCCGGCGTCGACCTGCCGGCGGGCTCGGTGGTCCTGATGTCGTACGGATCGGCCAACCACGACCACTCGGTCTACGAGGCGCCGTCGGAGTACGACATCACGCGACCGCCCCTGCCTCACCTGGCATTCGGTGCCGGCAACCACGCGTGTGCCGGCATCTACTTCGCCAACCACGTGTGCCGAATCGGACTCGAGGAGCTGTTCGAGTCGATCCCGAACCTCGAGCGCGACGACAGCAGCGACGTCGAGTTCTGGGGTTGGGGTTTCCGTGGCCCGACGTCGTTGCATACGGTCTGGGAGGTGTGA
- a CDS encoding acyl-CoA dehydrogenase family protein — MDFSFNEEQRDFRAALRQLVDKEIIPVANEWERTGRYPTEIVDRLREMGLFGITTPEEFGGLELDMVSFTLVYEELARGWMGIAGILGSHNLACWMIARHGTDEQKAQWLPRLASGECRTGIGLTEPGAGTDLQGIKTTATKDGDDYVVRGTKTWITNARHANVLPVLVKTDPSTTPAHKGMSILLVDTTTPGFEVQRDLGKLGYKGTESCEIFLDEVRVPQSTLLGGVEGRGMQQALSGLEIGRLNIAGRSVGIAQASYDAALNYSRERTAFGKPISDFQAIQLKLADIATQLQAARLMTYWAAAKADSGARVDGEAGMAKYFASETAITASLEAMRIHGGYGYSTEFNVERYYRDAPLMSIGEGTNDIMRTVIAKALVNGTVTVG, encoded by the coding sequence ATGGATTTCAGCTTCAACGAAGAGCAGCGTGACTTCCGGGCGGCCCTGCGTCAGCTCGTCGACAAGGAGATCATCCCGGTCGCGAACGAATGGGAACGCACCGGCCGGTATCCCACCGAGATCGTCGACCGGTTGCGTGAGATGGGCTTGTTCGGGATCACCACACCGGAGGAGTTCGGCGGGCTCGAACTCGACATGGTGTCGTTCACCCTGGTCTACGAAGAACTCGCGCGCGGGTGGATGGGCATCGCAGGAATCCTCGGCAGCCACAACCTGGCCTGCTGGATGATCGCTCGCCACGGCACCGATGAGCAGAAGGCGCAGTGGCTGCCCCGGCTGGCGAGCGGCGAATGCCGCACCGGTATCGGCCTCACCGAACCGGGTGCCGGAACCGATCTGCAGGGCATCAAGACGACCGCCACCAAGGACGGTGACGACTACGTCGTCCGCGGCACCAAGACCTGGATCACCAATGCACGCCATGCGAACGTGCTTCCGGTACTGGTGAAGACCGATCCGTCGACCACCCCGGCGCACAAGGGGATGAGCATTCTGCTGGTGGACACGACCACGCCCGGCTTCGAGGTCCAGCGCGACCTGGGCAAGCTCGGATACAAGGGCACCGAGTCGTGCGAGATCTTCCTCGACGAGGTGCGTGTCCCACAGTCGACGTTGCTCGGCGGCGTCGAGGGCCGCGGTATGCAGCAGGCGCTGTCGGGCCTCGAGATCGGGCGTCTCAACATCGCCGGACGCAGTGTCGGCATCGCCCAGGCGTCCTACGATGCGGCGCTGAACTACTCGCGGGAGCGGACCGCGTTCGGCAAACCGATCTCGGACTTCCAGGCAATCCAGCTCAAGCTCGCCGACATCGCCACCCAGCTGCAGGCCGCCCGCCTGATGACGTACTGGGCTGCGGCCAAAGCGGATTCGGGTGCCCGTGTCGACGGCGAGGCCGGGATGGCCAAGTACTTCGCGTCGGAGACCGCGATCACCGCGAGTCTCGAGGCGATGCGCATCCACGGCGGCTACGGCTACTCGACCGAGTTCAACGTCGAGCGCTACTACCGGGACGCCCCGTTGATGTCGATCGGTGAGGGCACCAACGACATCATGCGGACGGTCATCGCCAAGGCACTGGTCAACGGCACCGTCACCGTCGGATGA
- a CDS encoding AraC family transcriptional regulator — protein MRSTTSTSDWETAHRAVEEVYFPHELTALSSPDQLNLNLQTVELGPVTIGKLNWGTDVSISCDYPGAYEINIPVRGVLDSRAGSVQTTSEEGTATVFTADRPSTITRWSADCVVVGVKFDAEYLEREADRVRASALRSQLRLPDQLDLAGPDQQAWFGLVRALSAQVREPADLLSNPLVGPQLASAISSAFLLAVSPEEAGTGLRPRMVKRVLDALHDDPGRDWRLADMAELSGSSLRRLQEGFAEHVGASPTQTLRDIRLDRAHHDLTEPDNTDTVAEVAARWGFSSPSRLAAAYKKRYGIPPSEHRRR, from the coding sequence ATGCGGAGCACCACATCCACCAGTGACTGGGAGACGGCGCATCGTGCCGTCGAAGAGGTGTACTTCCCGCATGAGCTGACCGCGCTGTCGTCGCCGGATCAGCTGAATCTGAACCTGCAGACCGTCGAGCTGGGACCGGTCACGATCGGCAAGCTCAACTGGGGGACCGATGTCTCCATCTCCTGCGACTATCCGGGCGCCTACGAGATCAACATCCCGGTCCGCGGCGTCCTGGACTCGCGCGCCGGATCGGTGCAGACGACGTCCGAGGAGGGGACGGCCACGGTCTTCACCGCGGACCGCCCGTCGACGATCACCCGGTGGTCGGCGGACTGCGTCGTGGTCGGGGTGAAGTTCGACGCCGAGTACCTCGAACGTGAGGCCGACCGGGTCCGGGCGTCGGCGCTGCGTTCACAGTTGCGGCTGCCGGATCAGCTGGATCTCGCCGGACCCGACCAACAGGCATGGTTCGGGCTCGTGCGTGCATTGTCGGCTCAGGTGCGCGAACCCGCCGACCTCCTGTCGAACCCGCTGGTCGGACCGCAGCTGGCGAGCGCGATCAGCAGCGCGTTCCTCCTCGCTGTCTCTCCGGAAGAGGCGGGTACCGGTCTGCGCCCGCGGATGGTCAAGCGCGTGCTCGACGCGTTGCACGACGATCCCGGACGCGACTGGCGTCTGGCGGACATGGCCGAACTGAGCGGCTCGAGCCTCCGACGACTGCAGGAGGGCTTCGCCGAACACGTCGGTGCGAGTCCGACCCAGACGCTGCGGGACATCCGACTCGACCGGGCTCACCACGACCTCACCGAACCGGACAACACCGACACGGTGGCCGAAGTTGCTGCGCGATGGGGCTTTTCGAGCCCCAGTCGGCTGGCGGCCGCGTACAAGAAGCGCTACGGCATCCCGCCGTCGGAACACCGTCGGCGGTAG
- a CDS encoding MmgE/PrpD family protein: MTARRLASWAAGLSVDAIPENTRRAALRHLLDGLGNGIGARRRDQGGPGLTVARGLGGPAQAHPLGDSEAISAPAAAFANGVLMHALDFDDTHAGALVHPTTVVAPAVLAVAEEVGATGAQAVTALVAGLEVACRLGAAAPHGFHARGLHATAVVGPLAGAVAAGLLYGADADVLTDAIGIAASSSGGLLEFLDTGANTKTLHPGNAGFSGVLAARLAMAGASGPESVLEGRRGLYRALADRDIDPDAIVAELGTRWESATIGIKPYPSCQLMHATLDAVSAALDAAGAQGLDVTPARIAAITADVHPDSLEIVCGPGTGTRAPRSVYDAKFDLPWSVAALVHDGAVTVDTYTESSIARAEVATTAGLVEVVSVPDDRPAADAAGRAVITFDDGSRIVGEVPCSRGTSGQPMDDAAVAEKFRGNTGGGDDTEALVHAVFALGDAPSVRPILTLAATVVAG; encoded by the coding sequence GTGACCGCCCGCCGGCTCGCGAGCTGGGCTGCCGGCCTGAGCGTCGACGCCATACCCGAGAACACCCGCCGCGCTGCGCTCCGGCATCTGCTCGACGGCCTCGGCAACGGCATCGGTGCCCGCCGGCGCGATCAGGGCGGTCCGGGCCTGACGGTGGCGCGCGGACTCGGCGGTCCGGCGCAGGCGCATCCGCTCGGGGACTCCGAGGCCATCTCCGCCCCGGCGGCGGCCTTCGCCAACGGTGTCCTGATGCACGCGCTCGACTTCGACGACACGCACGCCGGCGCTCTCGTGCATCCGACGACCGTTGTGGCGCCCGCGGTTCTCGCGGTCGCCGAAGAGGTCGGCGCCACCGGAGCGCAGGCGGTGACCGCACTGGTCGCCGGGCTCGAGGTCGCGTGTCGCCTGGGTGCGGCGGCTCCGCACGGGTTCCATGCCCGGGGCCTGCACGCGACCGCAGTGGTCGGACCCCTCGCCGGGGCCGTGGCCGCCGGACTCCTCTACGGTGCCGACGCCGACGTGCTCACCGATGCGATCGGTATCGCGGCGTCGTCGTCGGGCGGGTTGCTGGAGTTCCTCGACACCGGCGCCAACACCAAGACCCTGCATCCGGGCAACGCCGGGTTCAGTGGCGTCCTGGCCGCGCGGCTGGCCATGGCCGGCGCCAGCGGCCCCGAGTCGGTGCTCGAGGGCAGGCGCGGGCTCTACCGCGCGCTCGCCGACCGTGACATCGATCCGGATGCGATCGTCGCCGAGCTCGGAACCCGCTGGGAGAGTGCGACTATCGGCATCAAACCATATCCGAGCTGCCAGCTCATGCACGCCACGCTCGACGCCGTCTCCGCGGCGCTCGACGCCGCAGGTGCGCAGGGACTCGATGTCACTCCGGCGCGCATCGCCGCGATCACCGCCGACGTCCATCCGGACAGCCTGGAAATCGTGTGCGGGCCGGGGACCGGCACCCGGGCGCCGCGCAGCGTCTACGACGCGAAGTTCGACCTGCCCTGGAGCGTCGCCGCGCTCGTCCATGACGGAGCGGTGACCGTGGACACCTACACCGAGAGCTCGATCGCGCGTGCCGAGGTAGCCACGACCGCCGGCCTCGTCGAGGTCGTTTCCGTACCCGATGACCGCCCGGCCGCCGATGCTGCCGGCCGGGCGGTCATCACCTTCGACGACGGCAGTCGGATCGTCGGCGAGGTGCCGTGCAGCCGCGGGACGTCGGGACAGCCCATGGACGACGCCGCGGTCGCCGAGAAGTTCCGGGGCAACACCGGTGGGGGCGACGATACGGAAGCCCTCGTGCACGCGGTGTTCGCTCTGGGCGACGCACCGTCCGTCCGGCCGATCCTGACGCTCGCGGCGACCGTCGTCGCCGGCTGA
- a CDS encoding TNT domain-containing protein gives MKRRHALLAIFFSLALAVSGGGVAAAAPNPLRSLDFGSLGGPEAGGCSAQLLYNDELFGPKILATDAPVGPQLRGYDRLAGLSPSEFLQTYRKGDKWDYPDHDGYTLNPDGSAKKSVTTLNPNKRIDRYGPANGRFLAPAGTHYKRRALPPENLVDKDNPQFCNYHVYVVMRPVKVWIGRIAKGFGQPGGGIQYQIDQQLLDPGLIEDHRGCFNETSGFVNTQWLLCSGVLESVFPG, from the coding sequence ATGAAACGTCGCCATGCTCTGCTCGCCATCTTCTTCAGTCTTGCGCTGGCGGTGTCCGGGGGAGGGGTCGCGGCGGCCGCACCGAATCCCCTGAGATCGTTGGACTTCGGATCGCTGGGCGGGCCGGAGGCGGGTGGATGTTCCGCACAGTTGTTGTACAACGACGAACTGTTCGGTCCGAAGATTCTGGCGACCGATGCCCCGGTGGGTCCGCAGTTGAGGGGTTACGACCGGCTCGCGGGTCTGAGTCCGAGCGAGTTCCTGCAGACGTATCGGAAAGGGGACAAGTGGGACTATCCGGACCACGACGGATACACGCTGAACCCCGACGGGTCCGCCAAGAAGTCGGTGACCACCCTCAACCCGAACAAGCGGATAGATCGCTATGGTCCCGCCAATGGTCGCTTCCTGGCCCCCGCGGGCACGCACTACAAGAGGCGGGCGCTTCCGCCGGAGAACCTCGTCGACAAAGACAACCCTCAGTTCTGCAACTATCACGTGTACGTGGTCATGCGCCCGGTGAAGGTGTGGATCGGACGTATCGCCAAGGGCTTCGGTCAGCCGGGCGGCGGCATTCAATATCAGATCGACCAGCAGCTCCTCGATCCCGGGTTGATCGAGGACCATCGCGGATGTTTCAACGAGACAAGCGGTTTCGTCAACACCCAGTGGTTGCTGTGTTCGGGTGTGCTCGAGAGCGTCTTCCCCGGATGA
- a CDS encoding alpha/beta hydrolase family protein, with protein MRNTSGGGRLALAVLAATVVALSACADGTTPVSTSSSSATAAPVEYLDEVTVQRVRYPTPDDGDTDQNWAELYLPAGEQRVDSIPLVVLVHGGAWQSALGADVFEPLARDLAGRGMAVYNIEYRRVGSGGGWPTTFRDVASALDHVVVVDRQFPQIDTDDELIVGHSAGAQLAVWGGTRHKLEDDEVGARPLFRPTRVVSLAGPLDMTYAATHGDDRIVTALGGTPAQVPQRYTMVDPIQNIDPDTPVVAVHGTADRMVSPANSQRYAAAVVKAGGDAEAVLIPGGNHGSVVTSNAPEYPRVLDIITGASAADVQDVA; from the coding sequence GTGAGGAATACGTCGGGCGGTGGCCGCCTCGCACTGGCCGTCCTGGCCGCGACTGTGGTGGCGCTGTCCGCGTGTGCGGACGGAACGACGCCCGTCTCGACCTCGAGCAGCAGCGCCACGGCCGCCCCGGTCGAGTACCTCGACGAGGTGACGGTTCAGCGGGTGCGGTACCCGACCCCGGATGACGGTGACACAGACCAGAATTGGGCCGAGCTGTATCTACCCGCGGGTGAGCAGCGGGTCGATTCGATACCGCTCGTGGTCCTCGTCCACGGTGGTGCATGGCAAAGCGCCCTGGGCGCCGATGTCTTCGAGCCGCTCGCGCGCGACCTCGCCGGCCGCGGGATGGCCGTCTACAACATCGAATACCGCCGTGTCGGCTCGGGCGGCGGATGGCCGACGACGTTCCGCGACGTCGCGAGCGCCCTCGATCACGTCGTCGTCGTGGACCGGCAGTTCCCGCAGATCGACACCGACGACGAGCTGATCGTCGGGCACAGCGCGGGTGCACAACTCGCGGTGTGGGGCGGCACCCGGCACAAGCTGGAGGACGACGAGGTCGGTGCCCGACCATTGTTCCGCCCGACGCGCGTCGTCTCCCTCGCCGGTCCGCTCGACATGACCTACGCCGCAACGCACGGCGACGACCGCATCGTGACCGCCCTCGGCGGCACCCCGGCGCAGGTTCCGCAGCGGTACACGATGGTCGATCCCATCCAGAACATCGATCCCGACACCCCGGTGGTCGCCGTCCACGGCACCGCCGACCGAATGGTCTCCCCGGCGAACTCACAGCGGTACGCCGCCGCCGTCGTGAAGGCCGGCGGCGACGCGGAGGCCGTACTGATCCCAGGCGGCAACCACGGTTCGGTGGTCACCTCGAACGCGCCCGAGTACCCCCGTGTCCTCGACATCATCACCGGCGCGTCGGCCGCCGACGTGCAGGACGTGGCCTGA
- a CDS encoding CaiB/BaiF CoA transferase family protein, with product MRPLEDVRIIAIEQYGAGPFGSVHLADLGADVLKIEEPKSGGDVGRYVPPYNSGEDSLFFETFNRNKRSLSLDLGTPGGRGVFEDLVRTSDAVYSNLRGDVPAKMKITYDDLKHLNPAIVCCSLTGFGMTGPRAKQPGYDYILQGLAGWMDLTGDPDGPPTKSGLSLVDFSGGFVAALSLLAGLHAARRDGVGGDCDVSLYDTAVSMLTYPAAWHLNAGYRPGRTKNSAHPSLVPFQAFEAADGWFVVGCAKEKFWVRLAEAIGLAELLDDPRFTDFAARGQHKDELLPLLEKRFAEGTVEHWVDVLTTAGVPTGPINDVEQALTEEHTLARGLIATTEHEVWGEVRQVTSPVRFGAEQPEYRRAPHRNENFDEVMTLLGYSADDIRDLVDGGAFGAVAQQAKP from the coding sequence ATGAGGCCGCTCGAGGACGTCCGGATCATCGCGATCGAGCAGTACGGCGCGGGCCCGTTCGGCAGCGTCCACCTCGCCGATCTCGGTGCCGATGTGCTCAAGATCGAAGAACCGAAGTCCGGCGGCGACGTCGGACGCTACGTCCCGCCGTACAACTCCGGCGAGGACTCACTGTTCTTCGAGACCTTCAACCGCAACAAGCGCAGCCTCTCTCTCGACCTCGGAACACCCGGCGGGCGCGGGGTTTTCGAGGATCTGGTGCGGACCAGCGACGCGGTGTACTCGAATCTGCGCGGCGACGTCCCGGCGAAGATGAAGATCACCTACGACGATCTCAAGCATTTGAACCCGGCGATCGTGTGCTGCAGTCTCACCGGCTTCGGCATGACGGGGCCGCGGGCGAAACAGCCCGGCTACGACTACATCCTGCAGGGCCTTGCGGGCTGGATGGACCTCACCGGTGACCCGGACGGACCGCCCACCAAATCCGGTCTGTCCCTTGTGGATTTCTCCGGCGGGTTCGTCGCCGCCCTGAGTCTGCTGGCCGGTCTGCACGCCGCACGACGCGACGGGGTCGGCGGTGACTGCGACGTCTCGCTGTACGACACCGCGGTCTCGATGCTCACCTACCCGGCGGCCTGGCACCTCAACGCCGGATACCGTCCCGGCCGGACCAAGAACTCCGCTCATCCCTCGCTCGTCCCGTTCCAGGCGTTCGAGGCCGCCGACGGCTGGTTCGTCGTCGGCTGTGCCAAGGAGAAGTTCTGGGTGCGTCTCGCCGAGGCGATCGGCCTGGCCGAGCTGCTCGATGACCCGCGGTTCACCGACTTCGCCGCACGCGGTCAGCACAAGGACGAGCTACTCCCGTTGCTGGAGAAGCGGTTTGCCGAGGGCACCGTCGAACACTGGGTGGACGTGCTCACCACTGCGGGCGTGCCGACCGGACCGATCAACGACGTCGAGCAGGCTCTCACCGAGGAGCACACGCTCGCACGCGGACTCATCGCGACGACCGAACACGAGGTGTGGGGTGAGGTCCGCCAGGTCACGTCACCGGTGCGCTTCGGCGCCGAGCAACCCGAGTATCGTCGGGCACCACATCGTAACGAGAACTTCGACGAGGTGATGACCCTGCTGGGATACAGCGCGGACGACATCCGGGACCTCGTCGACGGCGGTGCGTTCGGTGCCGTCGCCCAACAGGCCAAGCCGTGA
- a CDS encoding MaoC family dehydratase, which produces MTTHPATLGRFFEDYVVGDVYQHPMGRTITDTDNAWITCLSMNTNQNHFNEHLAATNPITDGKVIVNSGLTIALVLGLSVIDMSQNAVANLQFTDVKLAHPVYVGDTIYAESICTDLRLSKSRPYAGIVSMVTRGVNQDGEVVISWKRSVMVATRESGIGQNYFPEVKAPALTELTAGSATEAVR; this is translated from the coding sequence TTGACCACCCATCCCGCCACGCTCGGACGCTTCTTCGAGGACTACGTCGTGGGCGACGTCTACCAACACCCGATGGGCCGCACCATCACCGACACCGACAACGCATGGATCACGTGCCTGTCGATGAACACCAACCAGAACCACTTCAATGAGCACCTGGCCGCGACGAACCCCATCACCGACGGCAAGGTCATCGTGAACTCGGGCTTGACCATCGCCCTGGTGCTCGGACTCTCGGTCATCGACATGAGCCAGAACGCGGTGGCCAACCTGCAGTTCACCGACGTCAAGCTGGCCCACCCGGTGTACGTCGGCGACACCATCTACGCCGAGAGCATCTGCACCGACCTGCGTCTGTCGAAGTCGCGCCCCTACGCGGGGATCGTGTCGATGGTCACGCGCGGGGTCAACCAGGACGGTGAGGTCGTCATCTCCTGGAAGCGTTCGGTGATGGTCGCGACCCGCGAGAGCGGCATCGGCCAGAACTACTTCCCCGAGGTCAAGGCGCCGGCGCTCACCGAACTGACCGCCGGCAGCGCTACGGAGGCCGTCCGATGA